The genomic stretch GGCTGACTGAAGTGTCTTCTGATGGTAATATACTAGACGTCAGAGCAGTATCAGATCCGTCCTTATCTTCTGATGGTAATATCCTAGTCACCAGAGCAGTACCAGATCCGTCATCATCTTCTGATGATAATATACTAGTCACATGAGCAGTACCAGATCCGTCCTCATCTTCTGATGGTAATAAACTAGTCACATGATCAGTACCAGATCTCTCCTCACCTTCTGATTGCTTGGTGTCATCACTATCATCAGTTTTTTCTTTCAGCATTAAACCATAATCTACTTCTCCATGTGCATTATGTGTGGAGTTGTGATCTTTTTTGCTCGCAGGTTTCAATGTTTTTAAGGCATTTTCACACAGAATTTGAACACAGGGCTGGGTGGCCTCCTGACCGGACTGGGCATTAGCATGGAATAATACCTGGGAAGCATCCTGTGAGTTTGTCACCATGGAGACAGCAGTGAATTCAGGGGGAAATGATGTCAAAGAGTCCTGCTTCAGTTCAGACTGTAATTCACCAATAGCATCTGATGCTGACACATTAGTGccacctctcactctcttgACTGCAGGAGCATCAGAGATCTCTATTTGTTCAAGCAAGCTATCATTTCCTTTTTCATATTTAATATCACACTCTGAGGACCTTTCTGCCGTCTCTGTGAGTTCACTCTGACCGTCTGACTGATTCATCCATCTTTCCTCCTTATATCCATTTATCTCTTCCTTCTTCTGCTCAAATAGTTTTGATGTCTCTAAAACAACTGCttgtgtttttatattttttgtttcctCTTCAGTTGCTGTATATTTTTCAAGACTCACTGTCTCTTTGTGATGTTGTTCGGAGTGGGCTGTATCCTCCCACACGGTGTTTTGTACAGAGCTAGAGTGTGAAGGAGATGGCTGGTTACACTTCTGTAGTTCCACATTCATGGCTTCAGTCTGAGGTGGTACATCAGTGGATGCAGAAAGGAGATCCAGTTTGGGTCCCTCAGGTGTGTTTGTCAGCTCTGCGTTGTCTACGTGTTGATGGGCATCATTCACATTCTCCCTCAACGTTTTCTCATGGACCACACAGACTGGCAAGGGGGGCACATTAGTATCTGGCTGCGTAGCACTGAGCTGAACAGAAGGTTCTGCCTGCTCTGCAGTTTTGGGCGTTCCAGGAACAGATGCCAATATAACATCAGTTAGAGCAGTGGTGCATACTTCTGAACACTCGCTGTTGCCATgggtgatggaaaaacactgatCCTCTGTGTTGTGCTGAGATTcatggtgtgaggtgtgtgaattCTCATGTGTCTCAGCCAGATCATATATAGCCAGTCGTACAACTTTATTGAGGTCAGGTCTTTCCAGATCCACAGGCTTTTTCACACAGGCCTGTGATTCGCTACTAAAGTCTGGAGATTCGCTCTCCATTGCAGATGATTCTTTACAGGCAGGCACTGGTAATACTCTCAGATGAACTTTGACCTCCGTGTTTTCTGTTGGTGTTCCTGAGCTTCCTGGTGTCTTACACTCTTGATTGTCAGTCTCCACCCTCTGGTCTCCTTGCCTTTTGTCTTTTTCTGTAGTATATTCACTCATAACAGTAGACAGAGTATGTTCTTGCATACCTTTAATAATGGGGGAGACACAAATAGTGGACTCCTTTTCACATTTCTTTCCATCATGATTCTTTTCACCCCCAGCACTGTCAGCGTCATCACCTCCCATCAACGCGACGCTCCCCAAAATCTCCAGACCACGTGACCTCTCAACTCCTGCTCCTCTTTTCAAGTCCCCTTTTCTCTGTTCCTCAGAACTAGGAGAGCTAACTTTGGCCTTTTCCAAACAAACACCTCTGTCCTTCTCTGAATCCTCAATTAATTCTGTTTCTTGGGCATCCGTGTTCTCACTAAGATATTGCAGGTCTGAAGGCTGAGAGTCCAAGCAAGTTGCCAAATGTAATTCACTCTGTGCACTTTGATTTTGTGTGAAGTCCCTCTCTGAACATACCTTCTCAGTTAGGGGCAGAGCAACAGATATACTCTGATCCGTAGATGGATGAGTGTCTAGAGTCAATGTATCATCACTGCTCCGGGCTTCATTTATGAAGATTAAGCCAGAATCAGATGGAACAGTAGCCTTCACATTATTTCCTGGAAATGTTTCATCAAAGTGTTTTTCTTCTCTGGAGTCTGATTTCTCTCTTGGTTTCTCATCATGGTCGACATTTATTAGTTTCTGTttgctgtgtgtatgtacacTTTCTATCTCCTTGTCAGACCTCATATTTTGCCCCACTAGCAGTGCTGTGGTGTCTATATTCTTCAGTTCTTTCAGCATTCTATCCTCTTGTTCTTTACCTGCGCTTGGCACTTTGATTAACTGCTCATCTTGTGTTACTGTAACGGACTGTAGGTTTTGCAGTATTTCAAGTTGTTCTTGAATGGGTGTCTCAACAACAATGACTTCTTCTGTAAGCAACTGATTTAGATCAAGGTTGCTGTCAGCAGCATTCAGCCGTGTTGTTGCTCTAGAGAGTAATTTGAAAGATTCAGTCTCACATGATTCCTCAGAGGTAGAGGTGTTGATCTCTGTTAAGGAAGTCTTAGTAGTAGATTGTGAGGATTGAATATTGAGCATGCTATCATCTGATTCCAAGTTGCCTTTTCCAAAAGGAATTTCATATGTAACTGCCATCGACATCTTCAGTTCAGTGATACTGGATTTAGAATCTGCATCACAGAATTTGGTGTCATCACTGTGATGGGAAATGACTGGCTGAGATTCAGTATTTTGCTCAGTGTCCTGTACTGACATTTTAGCTGTCATGTCCACTGCAGCTGTAGAGATTGAATCTTTGTCATGATCAGCTTTCACCTGTTTTTCTGATGGCCTTGGTGTAACATCCGTTTTAGGTTCTCCATCTCCGGTGTCCTCATCTAGCTCGTCTTCATCCCCATTTGCATTTTTATCACTATGTAGGTTGTCTGGTGCCAATCTGGTCTCATCCACTGGTGATTCATTAGGTGCTAACTGGGCTTCGTgcagagaagcagcagccatGTTTCTCCTATCCTGCGTTAGGGCTCCTGTGGAGGAGCAGACATTAtccttttcctctttctctgcctTTGTCTCCAGAGCCACATAATGCTCATCTGTTTTTTCTACGGTTTCATTTTTTACGATCTCACCTTTCATCCCTGCTTTAACATCACTGCCTCTGCTGAGGCTGTCGATGCGATTATGGTCAGAAGTGACCTGTATTTCTTCCCCTGAGACAGGAACATCAGAGTCATTAATGAACTCCCAGTGACTCAGCATAGGGCCGGGAGCCCTGAGTACAACGGGCACTTCGGGGCTGCTGGCTGTGGAAGGAGTTGCGTCCAATAAAACAGGCGTATTCACAGCAGGAGGAGCAAGGTCCTTTGTGTCCAGAGCACTCGTGACGAGCCCTGTGACTGGTCTACAATCATGATCTGATTCTGTTTGACACTGCAACTCAGCAGTGTGGTCTTCAGGTATTATCTGAGGACCTCCATCCAACATCTCAGGGGCCTGTTCAGAATCTGTCTTTAGGTCATGCTGAAACGAGAAACTGGGGACCGTGATTTCTGTTCCTGAGGCTGCAGCCTGAGATGGcacagaagaggagagaggctcGGCCGGAGAACCGACAGAATGCTGCTCCAAAACACCTCCCAGTGGTTCAGGTTCTTGTTGTGCATCGTCACCCTCTGAACTGCCTTGAAATGTTTCTTCTCTCTTAGCTACACCATATTCCACAGGCTTGGCACCCCTCCTGTCCACTCCATCTTCATCAGGGACCAAGACCTCCgtctttttttccccatttcCATCAAACAAAACGGAGTCGTCTTCCTGACACACCACCGCCCTTTCACTTCCCCCTTCGTGTTGTAGAACAAGATCCTGACGTGCAAGACATTTATCTGTAATGGTCTCTAGTGTAAGTATATCCTCAGGGCCGCCGTGAGTGTCAGTTACAGTTTCACCCTTAGCTTGCTCATCTCCTTTATGTTTTATAAACACGTCGAGACTTTCATCAGCTGCAGTGTTGTTCTTAACAATCTCCAGATCATTATCACTCACAGTTGTCACCGAGAACGATAACGTTGTCTCCTCAGGACGTCCCTGCACAGCAGTGACAACTTTGCCTTTCGCATCACTTCCTTTTTCACTCGCACCATGTTCTTCAGGGTTCACAGCAGCGTCTCCCTCAATCCCCTCAGGCGCCCTGCTACTCGCACCGATGGCAGGTGCCGCTGGTCGGGCAGGTTTTGGTTTGCAATTGCTTAAAAACCCCTGGAAGCTGAAGGTAGTCTCACTTACTGGGTGCCGCAGGTTCTCGTGGACTGTCAGTGGAGGCAGAGAGGCAAACGCTGTCACCTGTCTGGGCAAAATATCCCCCTTCAGCTCCCTGTGCCCCTGGGCGGGGGGGAGCCCCTTCACGTGCTCACTGATGTTCCTCATACCCTCCTGGGGTGTAGAAGATGGATGTTGGTCTGCACTCCTCCTGGTTTCCGTCCCCGTCTTGATCTGTTGTGTGTCTCCACCAGCGGTCTGAGTCCAAAATGCACTCTGCACCTGTTGACAGTGGCCTTGTATCGCAGGTTCTGGTTTGTGCACAGCGGCTGTGGGCAGATGTGATATATCATCGGTTGGCGGTttctctcccagtacactccGAATCTCGTCCAAGTGACCGTCCTCCACTGCTGGTGCCTCGCTCTCTGTTTCTACGGAGTTtaaggaggagacaggagagggggGTTTTATAGAGCTGCAGGCTACTGTTGTGCTGCTGGCCGAAAAGGGTAAGGCTGTTTCAGCTCTCTCCGCGGTGACGGAAGTGACGAGCTCGCCTCTTTGATGCGTTGCCACCGGTGATGCCGCATTGTCATTGGACGGCTGCATCTCCGTCTTGGTCAGCGACGCCCCTTTTGTATGGGCTGCCTGCTGTGTGAATAAGGTCCACGCTCctcccctttctttctctctcccttcctctccgcTCGCCTCTGACCCtccctcttcctttctctccagTGACTCACAGCTCTTTCCCTTCCAGTCACGTTCATCGTGAAGCCCTGGAGAAGAGGCAGCAGTCACGGTCCCGTCCTCCACACTGACGGtgcctgtctccccctccccagcTGCAGGAAGAGTGTCCGTGCCCAGGGACCCATCAATGGGCAGATCTCCTCCCCTCCGATCATCCGCCACAGAGTTATGAGGCATTGTGCTGCTACAGCCCACCCCAGACGCTGGTTCCACCTCCTTGTCTTCCTTTGCAGGTGAGCCGATAGTCTCTGGAGAGGTTAATAAATTTAGGTGCTTTTCTGCTGCTATAATTTCACTCTGCTTCCCTTCCAAACTCGAAGATTCGCCCGTTTCCTGCAATCCCGTGTTTCCAACTAAAACATCTTTCTCTGCTGCTTTCTGGCAAGCTGTGGCTCTCTCATATTCATCACcagtctccatctctcctcttccCTCGCATTCTATCGTTTCTGGCATCGTGGGTGTTGTCAGTGGCAACGCAGAATTGATGGCCAGTGCTGAAACCTCTCTCAAGGcactccccccctcctcctcctcctcctcctcctcctcctcctcctcctcctccccgtctTTTCTCTCTTCAGCACCAGCTCTGCTCAGAGGGTGTGTGTCGTCCTGCACCAGGCACCGCGCACCAGTTTCACAGCCCAGACAACGTGCGCTCGCCTGCTCTAGCGGACGCCTCTCCGCACTGCACTCCGCCTCTCGCTCACGCTCGGGGACACGGTCAACAAATCCCAAATCAATCAGGGCGGTACCAACAGATGCCTCACACGCATGTTTGTCATGTCCGACCCCTGCCACTGAACAGCCGCGGTGTGCGGTTACATCCACAGATTCTGACTCGCAGGGTCCATCTGTCCTGCGGTGGTCACCCTGCTCCTTCGGCCCCGCGGTAAGATGATCCTGGTCAGGCTCTGGAGGTGGAGAGCAGATGGACTGGGCTCTCTGAAACTCGAGCTGCTCCAGGAAGTCAGGCCCCTGACTATGATTAGCCGAGATTTTTACAAACGTAGCGTTTGCTTCTGTCCGACACATAGTCGGAGTGGTTTGGGCCTCCTGCTTTGACTCGCcttgcatttgtgtgtttagTACTGACACAACTTGTACATTTGACTTCAGTGACACTGATTGAGTGCGTATGTCGTTCTGTTCCAAAGAAACTATTGATAAATCACCAGATGATGTAACATTTCTTTCTGATCTGATTTCCAGGCTTGTGCTAATAATACTATGTTTGTCTTTTGCAGATGTGACCTGTGGCTTTTCCACAGAATTTCCTCCCAGGACACCTCCTGTTTCCATTAGCGCTGAACATCTCGTGTTGATACTCGCCTCCTTGCGCGAGTCCTTGTAATCATGTGTGCTGACATGTTCTGCTACTTCCTGCGTTTCCTGTGTTTCATTTGCTTCAGCCTCTGTAAGCGTCTCTGGTGCTGACCCGTTTCTCTGTGACCGCTCCTGCAATGCTGCTGCTTCATGTCTTGACGTATCTTTGTCATTCGCCGTCTGAAATTCGGCCTCTGACAGCCTGTCCGATTTTTCACTGTGTTTTAACACAGCTTCGCTGTGGTCTTCAGTCCTGGCTATTTCTGGTTGCTTATTCCCAAGTACATAGTCTCTGAAGCTAAACACACCCTCCTCTGCACAAGCTGCCGCATCATTTGTTTGTGCTCCAGCATTTCCACGGCAACCCATGTCACATCCTGTGTGGGATTCTGCCTGTAAAAACGGCAGTGAGAGAGAACTCTCCCTGACAGTAGCCCTCTTGATTTGCTCCTCATCTTCACTGTCACTTTCAGGCAGGGCCACCAACAGACATGCATCAATCTGCTCCTCAgtgcagggctggactgggtgGATTGGGTAGACTGGGTGGACTGGGTGGACTGGGTAGACTGGGTGTACTGGGTAGACTGGGTGGACTGGGTGTACTGGGTGTACTGGGTAGACTGGGTGTACTGGGTGGGCAGACATGCTGAGGGCTGCCAGTTGTTCCTGACATTCCTGAAAGGCTTCTTGGAGCTCCAGGTCCAGAAGAGCAGCCGACACCCCGCGCACTGACAGCTCGTTTTCCGACGTCGCTGAGAGGGACTGGGACCGTGGCGGAGACGCTCTCCCTGTAGAACCTGGATCACCATCGTGACTGGATTCAATTCGCCAACAGAGAAGGACAGAGGTGAAGTTCAGCTGCAGGCCAGCACAACGCGGTTCACTCCATGCACACGGCACACCACTCCACCTCACTCCACCGCACTCCATCGCACTCCACAGGCAGCGCGAGACCTCAGGCTCAGATGGCAAGCTGGTTTTATCACTGCACACGGTGAGGACAGAAGCCTTCATTAGTGGCTGCCAAAACACACTCACCTACCCTGTATGCCTGTTGATTTCTTGCTGTCCGGATACATTTGATTTGCTAATGAAACTGCAGGGATTACATGAAGCATTCGATAGAATGAAGAACCCCAGTGAAGTGGGGGCCTTACGCACACCGATGTTCCTGATGCTAAATCACAGCAGCTGAGCCTCTGGCCAATGAAAGTGCTCCAGTTTATTCAGGCATGTGCTGCCTCTGCCCATTCAATCACAGTGATGTTTCCCCACTGTGGTTATGCTTTAAAATGCCCCATTCACAGACAGCAGGCAGCATTCATTGGGAATATATTGGCTATGTTTGCCATTTAAAACCCTAAGGATATCAATCGTCCTTAACCACAAGTGGAAACTATTCAAAGCAATGTCCCCGCGTACTGCTCTCTGATTGGATAGTGATTACAAGGTCACCTTGTGGCACTCCCTGACAACGTGAGCCATACTGTGATAACAGGCTGCACCATGCCCTCCTGTCCTGTAATCAACTGTGACTAATACGTGAGCTGATATAAAGGCCCTAATGTGTCAAATGTGAGTAGA from Brachyhypopomus gauderio isolate BG-103 chromosome 15, BGAUD_0.2, whole genome shotgun sequence encodes the following:
- the tacc2 gene encoding uncharacterized protein tacc2 isoform X5, encoding MGNENSTTSLPPQEGAMDNVVLFPPQETQPWSTFKAEVHTEISPAAEKPCNTEIGLVLTEAPGAGPAVDGRSHTHREEEGHQAGQEEELEFPHDLLPSIDLSAELNLTWGASLGNEQVGSGEMKNEPVSLSERGNPLLVEPQHYMEASPPVVSLTKSHDGDPGSTGRASPPRSQSLSATSENELSVRGVSAALLDLELQEAFQECQEQLAALSMSAHPVHPVYPVHPVHPVHPVYPVHPVYPVHPVHPVYPIHPVQPCTEEQIDACLLVALPESDSEDEEQIKRATVRESSLSLPFLQAESHTGCDMGCRGNAGAQTNDAAACAEEGVFSFRDYVLGNKQPEIARTEDHSEAVLKHSEKSDRLSEAEFQTANDKDTSRHEAAALQERSQRNGSAPETLTEAEANETQETQEVAEHVSTHDYKDSRKEASINTRCSALMETGGVLGGNSVEKPQVTSAKDKHSIISTSLEIRSERNVTSSGDLSIVSLEQNDIRTQSVSLKSNVQVVSVLNTQMQGESKQEAQTTPTMCRTEANATFVKISANHSQGPDFLEQLEFQRAQSICSPPPEPDQDHLTAGPKEQGDHRRTDGPCESESVDVTAHRGCSVAGVGHDKHACEASVGTALIDLGFVDRVPEREREAECSAERRPLEQASARCLGCETGARCLVQDDTHPLSRAGAEERKDGEEEEEEEEEEEEEEGGSALREVSALAINSALPLTTPTMPETIECEGRGEMETGDEYERATACQKAAEKDVLVGNTGLQETGESSSLEGKQSEIIAAEKHLNLLTSPETIGSPAKEDKEVEPASGVGCSSTMPHNSVADDRRGGDLPIDGSLGTDTLPAAGEGETGTVSVEDGTVTAASSPGLHDERDWKGKSCESLERKEEGGSEASGEEGREKERGGAWTLFTQQAAHTKGASLTKTEMQPSNDNAASPVATHQRGELVTSVTAERAETALPFSASSTTVACSSIKPPSPVSSLNSVETESEAPAVEDGHLDEIRSVLGEKPPTDDISHLPTAAVHKPEPAIQGHCQQVQSAFWTQTAGGDTQQIKTGTETRRSADQHPSSTPQEGMRNISEHVKGLPPAQGHRELKGDILPRQVTAFASLPPLTVHENLRHPVSETTFSFQGFLSNCKPKPARPAAPAIGASSRAPEGIEGDAAVNPEEHGASEKGSDAKGKVVTAVQGRPEETTLSFSVTTVSDNDLEIVKNNTAADESLDVFIKHKGDEQAKGETVTDTHGGPEDILTLETITDKCLARQDLVLQHEGGSERAVVCQEDDSVLFDGNGEKKTEVLVPDEDGVDRRGAKPVEYGVAKREETFQGSSEGDDAQQEPEPLGGVLEQHSVGSPAEPLSSSVPSQAAASGTEITVPSFSFQHDLKTDSEQAPEMLDGGPQIIPEDHTAELQCQTESDHDCRPVTGLVTSALDTKDLAPPAVNTPVLLDATPSTASSPEVPVVLRAPGPMLSHWEFINDSDVPVSGEEIQVTSDHNRIDSLSRGSDVKAGMKGEIVKNETVEKTDEHYVALETKAEKEEKDNVCSSTGALTQDRRNMAAASLHEAQLAPNESPVDETRLAPDNLHSDKNANGDEDELDEDTGDGEPKTDVTPRPSEKQVKADHDKDSISTAAVDMTAKMSVQDTEQNTESQPVISHHSDDTKFCDADSKSSITELKMSMAVTYEIPFGKGNLESDDSMLNIQSSQSTTKTSLTEINTSTSEESCETESFKLLSRATTRLNAADSNLDLNQLLTEEVIVVETPIQEQLEILQNLQSVTVTQDEQLIKVPSAGKEQEDRMLKELKNIDTTALLVGQNMRSDKEIESVHTHSKQKLINVDHDEKPREKSDSREEKHFDETFPGNNVKATVPSDSGLIFINEARSSDDTLTLDTHPSTDQSISVALPLTEKVCSERDFTQNQSAQSELHLATCLDSQPSDLQYLSENTDAQETELIEDSEKDRGVCLEKAKVSSPSSEEQRKGDLKRGAGVERSRGLEILGSVALMGGDDADSAGGEKNHDGKKCEKESTICVSPIIKGMQEHTLSTVMSEYTTEKDKRQGDQRVETDNQECKTPGSSGTPTENTEVKVHLRVLPVPACKESSAMESESPDFSSESQACVKKPVDLERPDLNKVVRLAIYDLAETHENSHTSHHESQHNTEDQCFSITHGNSECSEVCTTALTDVILASVPGTPKTAEQAEPSVQLSATQPDTNVPPLPVCVVHEKTLRENVNDAHQHVDNAELTNTPEGPKLDLLSASTDVPPQTEAMNVELQKCNQPSPSHSSSVQNTVWEDTAHSEQHHKETVSLEKYTATEEETKNIKTQAVVLETSKLFEQKKEEINGYKEERWMNQSDGQSELTETAERSSECDIKYEKGNDSLLEQIEISDAPAVKRVRGGTNVSASDAIGELQSELKQDSLTSFPPEFTAVSMVTNSQDASQVLFHANAQSGQEATQPCVQILCENALKTLKPASKKDHNSTHNAHGEVDYGLMLKEKTDDSDDTKQSEGEERSGTDHVTSLLPSEDEDGSGTAHVTSILSSEDDDGSGTALVTRILPSEDKDGSDTALTSSILPSEDTSVSPGPAVMPVMELNTETLGPGTEESCESSGWLRALREAASICQTQEYKVDMPHGPAGDRPFETLNLLQAEPEFCSPAEESTGPVKELSEEPLSSRCLLTEAAEGGESSSFFPPPPEEYDFPPPPPAHLLQDGAEFPTPPPTPPERAAQEPGPAPPSPPPGPAELHPAAALLHQLEPPARSSDSDGAFETPESTTPVKTAASPVEPAEPETSPQPLPSGGSDPCSDTATTVDAPASDDLGPLSERPPSRSLSSAFDENKPIASSGSYNLDEVLVTDPSVPAADGSGVQSRTLLTRSLSLQSGELGSSSTGDGPGGGTPDKSIHPRAESFSVGTESAPGTLRRVKKPRPSSLKKKTVSRQNSNPESATPRSSCSTSTPEVLEGVKAPSAESPLQAHEEQTQSSPGPSPRADHSPVDTLRNRVKPRVETPPPVVEEISPTSAPAPPQEEAPPVPDGDSPIPPSANYKWDPDNFENIDPFCTGGSKLANSPVLGKKGDFAPVSEPPRIPTAPTEEYPAPAPPAPPTETPLNIEEQPITKRQSVRLEFDYSEETGETPQSAPQPPKKLGKKPGAKMPLRKPKLGVKKAPPPQTEQLDNAPAVVQSNDNDDIPIPKTTYNFDSSKWDDPNFNPFSSSKGIPNSPSQSSTSYNFDPSSFDDSIDPFKSSNKMGNSPPKAASFEMSSNDNENENDIGELEDLNQNKPAKTKKKAVKSKSTGFSSLCCVFNTFRVKRPPERSPVSDMSAQCCPVCPVLSSSIPHPPHRPQEPPADTRSDHAQDHATDEEKLASSSNQKWVARHDVEVELTSDVHDIPQPSDLTDFVSKSRLPAGDHDYEIEYMEKIGTSAPPLSVKKPSLYLNLDPVTDSSKQDSGPNSPCTGSFEEMEAQISAEGKSPVLQSRATTQDPPVSEKSRQRDGQSQSCTQSGQRDGVSPSQSPADPSDLSLLDRLSESAAPLNYLEPDLAETNPTAFAHKLQEELVLAALRIEALQVAQNISQSPTLSTVSPQQREVSSPGDSGVSKSSLYSQAGYSEGESPYLPRDLDHSLGIAREEIVAKEKEVLEWQKKYEESRQELEEMRKIVAEYEKTIAQMIEDEQRGKSLSHHTIQQLIVEKDQALSDLNSVEKSLADLFRRYEKMKDVLEGFRKNEEVLKKCAQEYLSRVRKEEQRYQALKIHAEEKLDKANADIAQVRAKAKQEQAAYQASLRKEQMKVDSLERTLEQKNKEIEELTKICDELIAKMGKS
- the tacc2 gene encoding uncharacterized protein tacc2 isoform X3, with the protein product MGNENSTTSLPPQEGAMDNVVLFPPQETQPWSTFKAEVHTEISPAAEKPCNTEIGLVLTEAPGAGPAVDGRSHTHREEEGHQAGQEEELEFPHDLLPSIDLSAELNLTWGASLGNEQVGSGEMKNEPVSLSERGNPLLVEPQHYMEASPPVVSLTKSHDGDPGSTGRASPPRSQSLSATSENELSVRGVSAALLDLELQEAFQECQEQLAALSMSAHPVHPVYPVHPVHPVHPVYPVHPVYPVHPVHPVYPIHPVQPCTEEQIDACLLVALPESDSEDEEQIKRATVRESSLSLPFLQAESHTGCDMGCRGNAGAQTNDAAACAEEGVFSFRDYVLGNKQPEIARTEDHSEAVLKHSEKSDRLSEAEFQTANDKDTSRHEAAALQERSQRNGSAPETLTEAEANETQETQEVAEHVSTHDYKDSRKEASINTRCSALMETGGVLGGNSVEKPQVTSAKDKHSIISTSLEIRSERNVTSSGDLSIVSLEQNDIRTQSVSLKSNVQVVSVLNTQMQGESKQEAQTTPTMCRTEANATFVKISANHSQGPDFLEQLEFQRAQSICSPPPEPDQDHLTAGPKEQGDHRRTDGPCESESVDVTAHRGCSVAGVGHDKHACEASVGTALIDLGFVDRVPEREREAECSAERRPLEQASARCLGCETGARCLVQDDTHPLSRAGAEERKDGEEEEEEEEEEEEEEGGSALREVSALAINSALPLTTPTMPETIECEGRGEMETGDEYERATACQKAAEKDVLVGNTGLQETGESSSLEGKQSEIIAAEKHLNLLTSPETIGSPAKEDKEVEPASGVGCSSTMPHNSVADDRRGGDLPIDGSLGTDTLPAAGEGETGTVSVEDGTVTAASSPGLHDERDWKGKSCESLERKEEGGSEASGEEGREKERGGAWTLFTQQAAHTKGASLTKTEMQPSNDNAASPVATHQRGELVTSVTAERAETALPFSASSTTVACSSIKPPSPVSSLNSVETESEAPAVEDGHLDEIRSVLGEKPPTDDISHLPTAAVHKPEPAIQGHCQQVQSAFWTQTAGGDTQQIKTGTETRRSADQHPSSTPQEGMRNISEHVKGLPPAQGHRELKGDILPRQVTAFASLPPLTVHENLRHPVSETTFSFQGFLSNCKPKPARPAAPAIGASSRAPEGIEGDAAVNPEEHGASEKGSDAKGKVVTAVQGRPEETTLSFSVTTVSDNDLEIVKNNTAADESLDVFIKHKGDEQAKGETVTDTHGGPEDILTLETITDKCLARQDLVLQHEGGSERAVVCQEDDSVLFDGNGEKKTEVLVPDEDGVDRRGAKPVEYGVAKREETFQGSSEGDDAQQEPEPLGGVLEQHSVGSPAEPLSSSVPSQAAASGTEITVPSFSFQHDLKTDSEQAPEMLDGGPQIIPEDHTAELQCQTESDHDCRPVTGLVTSALDTKDLAPPAVNTPVLLDATPSTASSPEVPVVLRAPGPMLSHWEFINDSDVPVSGEEIQVTSDHNRIDSLSRGSDVKAGMKGEIVKNETVEKTDEHYVALETKAEKEEKDNVCSSTGALTQDRRNMAAASLHEAQLAPNESPVDETRLAPDNLHSDKNANGDEDELDEDTGDGEPKTDVTPRPSEKQVKADHDKDSISTAAVDMTAKMSVQDTEQNTESQPVISHHSDDTKFCDADSKSSITELKMSMAVTYEIPFGKGNLESDDSMLNIQSSQSTTKTSLTEINTSTSEESCETESFKLLSRATTRLNAADSNLDLNQLLTEEVIVVETPIQEQLEILQNLQSVTVTQDEQLIKVPSAGKEQEDRMLKELKNIDTTALLVGQNMRSDKEIESVHTHSKQKLINVDHDEKPREKSDSREEKHFDETFPGNNVKATVPSDSGLIFINEARSSDDTLTLDTHPSTDQSISVALPLTEKVCSERDFTQNQSAQSELHLATCLDSQPSDLQYLSENTDAQETELIEDSEKDRGVCLEKAKVSSPSSEEQRKGDLKRGAGVERSRGLEILGSVALMGGDDADSAGGEKNHDGKKCEKESTICVSPIIKGMQEHTLSTVMSEYTTEKDKRQGDQRVETDNQECKTPGSSGTPTENTEVKVHLRVLPVPACKESSAMESESPDFSSESQACVKKPVDLERPDLNKVVRLAIYDLAETHENSHTSHHESQHNTEDQCFSITHGNSECSEVCTTALTDVILASVPGTPKTAEQAEPSVQLSATQPDTNVPPLPVCVVHEKTLRENVNDAHQHVDNAELTNTPEGPKLDLLSASTDVPPQTEAMNVELQKCNQPSPSHSSSVQNTVWEDTAHSEQHHKETVSLEKYTATEEETKNIKTQAVVLETSKLFEQKKEEINGYKEERWMNQSDGQSELTETAERSSECDIKYEKGNDSLLEQIEISDAPAVKRVRGGTNVSASDAIGELQSELKQDSLTSFPPEFTAVSMVTNSQDASQVLFHANAQSGQEATQPCVQILCENALKTLKPASKKDHNSTHNAHGEVDYGLMLKEKTDDSDDTKQSEGEERSGTDHVTSLLPSEDEDGSGTAHVTSILSSEDDDGSGTALVTRILPSEDKDGSDTALTSSILPSEDTSVSPGPAVMPVMELNTETLGPGTEESCESSGWLRALREAASICQTQEYKVDMPHGPAGDRPFETLNLLQAEPEFCSPAEESTGPVKELSEEPLSSRCLLTEAAEGGESSSFFPPPPEEYDFPPPPPAHLLQDGAEFPTPPPTPPERAAQEPGPAPPSPPPGPAELHPAAALLHQLEPPARSSDSDGAFETPESTTPVKTAASPVEPAEPETSPQPLPSGGSDPCSDTATTVDAPASDDLGPLSERPPSRSLSSAFDENKPIASSGSYNLDEVLVTDPSVPAADGSGVQSRTLLTRSLSLQSGELGSSSTGDGPGGGTPDKSIHPRAESFSVGTESAPGTLRRVKKPRPSSLKKKTVSRQNSNPESATPRSSCSTSTPEVLEGVKAPSAESPLQAHEEQTQSSPGPSPRADHSPVDTLRNRVKPRVETPPPVVEEISPTSAPAPPQEEAPPVPDGDSPIPPSANYKWDPDNFENIDPFCTGGSKLANSPVLGKKGDFAPVSEPPRIPTAPTEEYPAPAPPAPPTETPLNIEEQPITKRQSVRLEFDYSEETGETPQSAPQPPKKLGKKPGAKMPLRKPKLGVKKAPPPQTEQLDNAPAVVQSNDNDDIPIPKTTYNFDSSKWDDPNFNPFSSSKGIPNSPSQSSTSYNFDPSSFDDSIDPFKSSNKMGNSPPKAASFEMSSNDNENENDIGELEDLNQNKPAKTKKKAVKSKSTGFSSLCCVFNTFRVKRPPERSPVSDMSAQCCPVCPVLSSSIPHPPHRPQEPPADTRSDHAQDHATDEEKLASSSNQKWVARHDVEVELTSDVHDIPQPSDLTDFVSKSRLPAGDHDYEIEYMEKIGTSAPPLSVKKPSLYLNLDPVTDSSKQDSGPNSPCTGSFEEMEAQISAEGKSPVLQSRATTQDPPVSEKSRQRDGQSQSCTQSGQRDGVSPSQSPADPSDLSLLDRLSESAAPLNYLEPDLAETNPTAFAHKLQEELVLAALRIEALQVAQNISQSPTLSTVSPQSWLKKPTLRHLYLKPSPTAKQREVSSPGDSGVSKSSLYSQAGYSEGESPYLPRDLDHSLGIAREEIVAKEKEVLEWQKKYEESRQELEEMRKIVAEYEKTIAQMIEDEQRGKSLSHHTIQQLIVEKDQALSDLNSVEKSLADLFRRYEKMKDVLEGFRKNEEVLKKCAQEYLSRVRKEEQRYQALKIHAEEKLDKANADIAQVRAKAKQEQAAYQASLRKEQMKVDSLERTLEQKNKEIEELTKICDELIAKMGKS